The window GCGCGCGATGTACGGCGCGATCGCGATCTCGGCGGCCGTGTTGATCGTGATCATCCCGTTGATCGTCGCCGTGCCGAGGACCATCGTCAGCTCCGCGCGACGGACGTTAGTCGCGACGGAGTCGAGCAGGAACTCCTGGATCGCCGCAAAGCCGCCGCCGCGGATCATGATCTGCGCCATCGCCACGATCAGCAGGGTCAACACGATGAGCGGGAAGAAGCCGATCGCCCCGGAGTAGAGGCTCCCGCCCACGCCCGCGGTCTCGCCGACCTGCACGAACGGGAGCGCGGTCGCGGGGGTGGGGTCGGTGGTCGTGAACACGAGGATGTCGGCGACCGACGAGAGTCCGAAGGCGAGGTTGAACGCGACGGCGACGATGAGCCCCCACGAGATGGCCTCGACGATGTGGCGGCCCGCGACCGCCGTCGCGATGACGACGCCCATCGAGATCAGGTGGACCAGCCCGGGCGCGGTCGCCGTTTCTCGAAGCGCGGCCGCGCCCTCCAAGCTCGCGCCCGAGAGGACCGATCCCATGATCAGGTAAGCGACGAAGGCGGGCACCGCGGCGAGGATCGCGTACTTGAACCGCGAGGCGACGACGCCGCCGATGTCGGCGTCCTGCGTCACCGCGCTCACGATCGTGGTGTCGCTCACGGGCGCGAGGTTGTCGCCGAAGACGGCGCCCGAGAGGATCGCGGCGAACAGCAGCACCGGGTTCGCGCCGATGAGGACGCCGGCCGGGAAGAACAGCGTCACGAACGCGACGGTCGCGCCGTACCCAGTCCCGATCCCGGTCGCGAGCAGGCCGCAGAGGACGAACGCGGCCGCGGGGAAGGTGGACGCCCCGACGCTCAGGGCGTCGGCGGCGAAGATGAGCCCCTCGACGAAGCCGCCGACCTGCAGCGTCTCGGCGAACATGCCGGCCCACAGCCACGCCACGATCGCGGTCGCGGCGACGCGCTGGGTCATCCCCTCGAAGATGGTGTCGGCGTACGTCTTCCAGTCGCCGCGCACGAGGAACATCCCGAGGATGGTCCCGACGAGCGCGCCGATGACGAGGCCGTTCGTGTCGCCGATGCCGAGGACACCGCTCTGGACGATCGCCCAGAGGATGAAGAAGGCGATCGGTACCGTGCTCGCCCACTTGCCGCCGTAGAAGCTGATCCGGGGCTCGTTCGGCTCCGCCGACTCGTCGCCGAATCCGCCGTCGGCGACGGGCCTCCGGTCGCCGGGCGACCCGCGGTCGCTCTCGGGCGGGGCGTCGTCCGGTCGTTCGCCGTCAACTCGATCCGCCGAATCGTCGTCTGGTGGGCCGGTCATATGTCTCTCCTACGCAGGCGGTGACAGACGACCCACCTAAAGCCTCGTTTTTCGCGTCGGCCGTCCGACAGTCGATCGATTTCGGCCGGGAGGCGGCGCGAGTCACAAGAACACGCTTAAGAGCCCCGACGGCGACAGCACGAACGGGAACAGCACAGCTGCAGATCCGACTCGCCGGGGCCTCTTTCGCCCGCGGCTTGGGAATGTAGCAGTGCACCGACGCCTCCGGCGTCGCGGCTCGGGCCGATCCGCTCGCGCGGACCGCCCCCTCGGACCCGCTCGACGCGAGCGGCCGACAGCCGCGCCGCGCGGAGTCGCGGTCACGTTGTGGTTGTGCCGTTCCAATTTCAGATAATGGCACGAATGCACACGCGCCGTCGCGGTTCGTCCGGTTCGGACAAGCCGGCGACGGACGAGAACCCGGAGTGGAGCGACGTCGACGCCGAGGACATCGAGTCCCGCGTCGTCGAACTGGCGGAGCAGGGCCACGACCCCAGCGTCATCGGCCTCAAGCTCCGTGACGAGGGCGTCAAGGGCGTTCCGGTGCCCGACGTCAAGCTGGCGACCGGCAAGAAGCTCACCGAGATCCTCGAGGAGCACGACGCCGCCGACGACTACCCCGAGGACCTCCGCAAGCTGATGGAACGCGCCGTCCGCCTCCGCGAGCACATGGCGGAGAACGATCAGGACCACCAGAACAAGCGCGCGCTTCAGAACACCGAGTCGAAGATCCGCCGCCTCGCGAACTACTACCGCGGCGACGAAATCGACGAAGAGTTCACGTACACGTACGAGCGCGCCGCCGAACTGGTCGGCGACGAGTAGCGACGACGTCAGTAGCGACACCGACGAACAGACGCGCAACCGAAGACGACGCGCAACCGAAGACGACGCGACACGCGACACACACGACGAACAATCCACGACCCGCGAACCGCCCACGACCGCACTCGACACGCCACAAAATGACCGAAGCGACGTCCGCCACGCCCGCCCCCGACGCCCTCGCCGACGTCCTCGCAGACGCGCCGTTCGCCCGGCTCGTCGCGACCGACGACGGCGACGCGCTGGCAGCCGCGGGGCTGCTCGCCCGAGCGCTGCGAGCCGTCGGCACGCCGTTCCAGGTCCGAGTCGCCGCCGACCCGGTTCCCGACGACGCCGACGACGGCGTCGCGGTGACCGTCGGCGCCGCGCGCGGCCCGCACGCGATTTCGGGCGCCGGACGCCCGGCGAGCACGGACGCGTTTGCGGTCTCGCGCGCGCTCGGCGTCGAGCCGGACCCCGTCGTCGCCCTCGCGGGCGTCGTCGCGGCCGGCTCCGTTCCCGGCACGGACGGCTCGGGCGACGCGCTCGACGCCGCCGAGGCGTCCGACCGCGTCCGCCGACGGCCGGGCGTCGCGATCCCGACCGCGGACCTCGCGGACGGGCTCGCGGCCTCGACGCTCGTCCGGACGCCGTACTCCGGCGACCCCGAGGCCGCGCGCGCCGCGCTGGCGGAGCTCGGGCTCCCGGCCGACCTCGACGACGACGCCCACCGACGCCTCGCGTCGCTGGTCGCCGTCGACGTCGCCGACGCGGACGGCGCGAGCGCGCGAGCGGCCACGGCGGTCGAGCGCGCGCTCCGCCCCTACGCGACGGACGGCCCGTTCGAGACGGTCGGCGGCTACGCCGACATCCTCGACGCGCTCGCCCGCGAGGCCCCCGGCACGGGGGTCGCGCTGGCGCTCGACGCCGACCCGAGCGACGACCTCCGGACCGCCGCACTCGACGGGTGGCGGTCGCACGGGCTGGCGGCGCACCGCGCGCTCGACGCCGCGACGACCGGCCGATACGACGGCTGCGTCGTCGCCCGCGTCGACATCGCGGGAGGCGACCGTCCGGACGAGGGCGACGCCGACGACGGCGACGCCGCGCGCGACGCGGCCGCCGTCCTCCCGACCGTCGCCCGGCTCGTCCGCGACTTCCGGTCGCCCGAGCCGGTCGCCATCGCGGTCGACGAGTCGGCCGGTCGGCTGGCCGCGGCGGCGGTCGAGCCCCTCGGGCTCGGCGACGCCTGTCGGTCGGTCGCGACCGCGACCGGCTGGGGGACCGCCGAGCGCGGCGGGCTCGCAGTCAGGGCGAACGAAACCAACGGCGGTATCACGGGCGCGCTCGCCGCGCTCAGGGAGGCGCTATGAGCGGGGAGTCCGCCCGGGGCGACGGGGCGACCCGGACGGCGACCGTCCGGACGACTCACGCCGACGCCGCCCTCGTCGCCGCCGCGCTCGCCCCGGACGAGACCGACTCGATGGCCACCCGCGTCGACGGCGACGCGATCGAGTGCGCCGTCGAGCGGCCGACGACCGGCGGGCTGCGGTCGACCGTGGACGACCACGTCGTGAACCTGCGCGTCGCGGACCGAATCGTCGAGCGCGCGAGGGCGCACCTCGCGGCCGACGACGGAGGGCGCCGCTCCGACACCAACGGCGACACCACCAACACATGAGCGAACGATCCGTATCCAAGAGCAGAGAACAGAAGCGCTGGTACACCGTGCTGGCGCCCGAACAGTTCGACCGGCAGGAGCTCGGCGAGACGCTCGCCGAGGAGCCCGACCAGGTCGTCGGCCGCACGATCACGACGACGCTCGGCGAACTCACCGGCGACTCCGGCGCGAACAACACCAAGCTGACCTTCAAGATCACCGACGTCGGCAGCGACACGGCCTACACCGAGTTCATCACGTACGAGCTCACGCGGGACTACCTGCGCTCGCTCGTCCGCCGCGGCGCCTCGAAGGTCGAGGCGTCGATCACGGTGCTGACGACGGACGACTACCGCATCCGCGTCCAGCCCGTCGCGCTGACGACCAAGAAGGCCGACCGCTCCCAGGAGAAGGCGATCCGCCGCGTCATGATCGACAAGGTCCACGCGGCCGCCGAGGAGCGCACCTTCGAGGCGTTCGTCGACGCCATCGTCGAGGGGAACCTCTCCTCGGCCATCTACGGCGAGGCGAAGCTGATCTACCCGCTGCGCCGCGTCGAGGTCCAGAAGCTGACCCTCGAGGCGCGTCCGCGCGAGGTCGCCGCCGAAGAGGAGACCGCCGTCGACGTCGACGCCGACGAAGTGGCCGTCGACGCCGACGAGTAACGCCTCGTCGAACGCGCCGACGCGACTTTTCCGTTTATCAGCCGCGTAGCGGCGGCATCGCTGTGAATTCCCGCGAGCGAAGCGGACGCGACGGTTCTATTTATAAATAGAGACCGTAAGAAGTCGGTGCGAATGCGGTGGCGCGTGCCTCCGAGGCCGCCTCGCGGCCGAGGAGCGCGCGCGAGGGAGTCGGTCGCCCGGAGCAACGCGGAGGGCGACCGACGAGGCTGGGGAGGCGTGAGGTGCGGGGCGGCGCTGTGCGGGGTGGGACTCAAAGGGGCAGTCGGGAGGACGGCGCAGGCGACGGAAGCACTGGAGGGAGCGAGCAACGCGAGCGACCGAAGCGCGCAACGAGCGTGCGCCGTCCTCCCGACTGGGGCTTTGGAGGTGTTCAGCGCCGATCTGTTGTCAACAAAGTATACCCGAGCGGGTGGGGCTTTGGAGGCCGTCACCGACACATCTGCGATACGCTATTTATAAAACGCCACTCACTCTACTGATCGCGTCAACTGCCGTCGATACGGCTCGAACCCCTGTTTCTCGTAGAACGCCATCGCGCGCTCGTTGTCGACGTCGACGTCGAGCCGCAGCCGGCCGCAGCCCTGCTCTCGCGCGTCGCGCTCCGCGCGCTCCATCAGCCGGTCGGCGAGCCCGCTCCCGCGGTGCGCCTCGGCCACGTAGAGCTCCCCGACGACGAGCCGGTCCGGGCGGTCGAACGGGTCGGGACACTCGTCGACGCTCGTCAACAGGAGGCCCGTCAGCTCCAGGTCGGGGTGCGTAATGGCCGCGGTCGCGGGGTCGACATCGGCGTCGTCGGAAGCCGTCGCTGCCACCCACCCGCGGTCGCCCGCTTCCTCGAGCCGGGTCCGGGTGAACGCGACGTTGCGCTCGACGAACCGCTCGTCGGGCCAGTCGGCGAGCGCGTGCGCGTCGACCCGCTCGGCGAGCTCGCGGTGATAGGGGAGCCACAGCTCGGCCGCGTAGCGGCGGAGGGCGTCCTCGACGGGCGGGAGGCGTCGGATCTCCACGCGGCCGACTGCGTCCACGCGGCTTAAAAAGGCTGCCGTGGCGTGCGGGTCGTCCGCAACCCCCGATATCCGGGAGACGAAAGCTTGAAACGCCGTTCGCCCGACCGAACGAGTATGGAACTGCGGGTCATCGAGAAGACCGACACGGAACTCCGCATCGAGATCGCCGGCGAGGACCACACGTTCATGAACGTGCTGAAGGGCGTCCTCCTGGAGACGGACGGCGTCGCGGCCGCGACCTACGACATGAACCCCGAGCAGTCCGGCGGCCAGACGGAGCCGGTGCTGACGGTGAAGTCGGAGTCCGACGACCCGCTCGACCTGCTCGCGGACGCCGCCGAGGCGATCACCGACCGGACGGGCGCGCTGCGCGACGCCGTGCAGGCGGCCTGAACCGAGGCTCAACCGGAGCCGCCGAGCGACTTTTATACGCTCCCACGCCCTCGCGAGCCGCTCGGCCGGCCGAACGAGGGGCATACCTAAGTGCCAACTCCAGAAACGGGGTGGTATGCCACCGAGCGTACTCATGCTGGGATGGGGATACCCGCCGAACATCACCGGCGGGCTCGACGTCCACGTCGGCGAACTGTTCTCCGGGCTCCGCGACGACCTCGGGGTGGAGGCCACCCTCGTGTTGCCCGCGGAGTTCGCGCCGGACGACGAGCCCGGGCTCGAACCCGTGGAGACGGGCGACGGCGACGTCGCCGCCCGCGTCGAGCGACTCAGCGACCGGTTCGCGGAGCTGGCGCCCGACCACGACGTGATCCACACGCACGACTGGTTTGGCTACGCGCCGGGGCGACAGGCCGCCCGCGCGTCGGACGCGACGTGGGTCTCGTCGTTCCACTCGCTGGCGAGCGACCGCAACATCGACCCGCCCAAACGCGAGGTCGAGACCGAGCGCCGGCTCGCGAACGCCGCCGACACGAACATCGCCGTCAGCGAGATCGTCCGCGGCGACATCAGGGAGCTGTACGACGCCGACTCCCGGGTCGTCTACAACGGCTTCTCGACGCCGGAGTTCTCCGGGAAAGACATCCGCGAAGACCTCGGTATCGACGGCGAGATGCTGTTTTTCGTCGGCAGACACACCGACCAGAAGGGAATCTCCCACCTGCTGTACGCGATGAAGAAGCTCCGCGGCCGCGACGTCACCCTCGTCGTCGGCGGGTCGGGCCACCAGACCGAGCAGCTGAAGCGGTTCGCCGAGCTCCTCGGCATCGACGA is drawn from Halorubrum sp. CBA1229 and contains these coding sequences:
- a CDS encoding Na+/H+ antiporter NhaC family protein; this encodes MTGPPDDDSADRVDGERPDDAPPESDRGSPGDRRPVADGGFGDESAEPNEPRISFYGGKWASTVPIAFFILWAIVQSGVLGIGDTNGLVIGALVGTILGMFLVRGDWKTYADTIFEGMTQRVAATAIVAWLWAGMFAETLQVGGFVEGLIFAADALSVGASTFPAAAFVLCGLLATGIGTGYGATVAFVTLFFPAGVLIGANPVLLFAAILSGAVFGDNLAPVSDTTIVSAVTQDADIGGVVASRFKYAILAAVPAFVAYLIMGSVLSGASLEGAAALRETATAPGLVHLISMGVVIATAVAGRHIVEAISWGLIVAVAFNLAFGLSSVADILVFTTTDPTPATALPFVQVGETAGVGGSLYSGAIGFFPLIVLTLLIVAMAQIMIRGGGFAAIQEFLLDSVATNVRRAELTMVLGTATINGMITINTAAEIAIAPYIARIGEKFNINGYRRANILDANTSALGYIFPWAGGVLVGYQVMVGPGGLGEQYGPEMVVNPVEVVPYVFHGWFLVIVFLLAAITGFGREYIPDRISEEVSRA
- a CDS encoding 30S ribosomal protein S15 gives rise to the protein MARMHTRRRGSSGSDKPATDENPEWSDVDAEDIESRVVELAEQGHDPSVIGLKLRDEGVKGVPVPDVKLATGKKLTEILEEHDAADDYPEDLRKLMERAVRLREHMAENDQDHQNKRALQNTESKIRRLANYYRGDEIDEEFTYTYERAAELVGDE
- a CDS encoding exonuclease RecJ, giving the protein MTEATSATPAPDALADVLADAPFARLVATDDGDALAAAGLLARALRAVGTPFQVRVAADPVPDDADDGVAVTVGAARGPHAISGAGRPASTDAFAVSRALGVEPDPVVALAGVVAAGSVPGTDGSGDALDAAEASDRVRRRPGVAIPTADLADGLAASTLVRTPYSGDPEAARAALAELGLPADLDDDAHRRLASLVAVDVADADGASARAATAVERALRPYATDGPFETVGGYADILDALAREAPGTGVALALDADPSDDLRTAALDGWRSHGLAAHRALDAATTGRYDGCVVARVDIAGGDRPDEGDADDGDAARDAAAVLPTVARLVRDFRSPEPVAIAVDESAGRLAAAAVEPLGLGDACRSVATATGWGTAERGGLAVRANETNGGITGALAALREAL
- a CDS encoding KEOPS complex subunit Pcc1; the protein is MSGESARGDGATRTATVRTTHADAALVAAALAPDETDSMATRVDGDAIECAVERPTTGGLRSTVDDHVVNLRVADRIVERARAHLAADDGGRRSDTNGDTTNT
- a CDS encoding 30S ribosomal protein S3ae, translating into MSERSVSKSREQKRWYTVLAPEQFDRQELGETLAEEPDQVVGRTITTTLGELTGDSGANNTKLTFKITDVGSDTAYTEFITYELTRDYLRSLVRRGASKVEASITVLTTDDYRIRVQPVALTTKKADRSQEKAIRRVMIDKVHAAAEERTFEAFVDAIVEGNLSSAIYGEAKLIYPLRRVEVQKLTLEARPREVAAEEETAVDVDADEVAVDADE
- a CDS encoding GNAT family N-acetyltransferase, translated to MEIRRLPPVEDALRRYAAELWLPYHRELAERVDAHALADWPDERFVERNVAFTRTRLEEAGDRGWVAATASDDADVDPATAAITHPDLELTGLLLTSVDECPDPFDRPDRLVVGELYVAEAHRGSGLADRLMERAERDAREQGCGRLRLDVDVDNERAMAFYEKQGFEPYRRQLTRSVE
- a CDS encoding DNA-directed RNA polymerase subunit L: MELRVIEKTDTELRIEIAGEDHTFMNVLKGVLLETDGVAAATYDMNPEQSGGQTEPVLTVKSESDDPLDLLADAAEAITDRTGALRDAVQAA
- a CDS encoding glycosyltransferase family 4 protein, which translates into the protein MLGWGYPPNITGGLDVHVGELFSGLRDDLGVEATLVLPAEFAPDDEPGLEPVETGDGDVAARVERLSDRFAELAPDHDVIHTHDWFGYAPGRQAARASDATWVSSFHSLASDRNIDPPKREVETERRLANAADTNIAVSEIVRGDIRELYDADSRVVYNGFSTPEFSGKDIREDLGIDGEMLFFVGRHTDQKGISHLLYAMKKLRGRDVTLVVGGSGHQTEQLKRFAELLGIDDRVEFVGYVPEAELGDYYAASDAFVSPSYAEPFGITITEALEAGTQVVATPAGVAEVLPEGCLVEVEVDSESIVDGLIEALNREEPPQYERREWLDVAEDTLEVYEDVA